TGAGTTGATACTGAAAAAATCTCTGGATAGGGAACAGCAGAGTTCACATCAATTGGTCTTGATAGCCTTGGACGGTGGGCAGCCAGCCCGAAATGGCACCGTTCAGATCAGAGTCAATGTTGTGGATGCCAACGATAATGCCCCAGTATTCAGCCAGCAGGTCTACAGAGTCAGTATGCGGGAGAACCTGGCCCCAGGATCCTCTGTACTGCGTGTGACGGCCACCGACCAGGATGAGGGAATCAATGCAGAAATTACCTTCTCCTTCCAAAACGTAGACGAAGATGTGAAATTTTTATTCTACTTGCatcaaaagacaggagaaatcACGACTAAGGATATTCTGGACTTCGAGATTGCTAATAGCTATACCCTAAATATAGAAGCCAAAGATTTTGGAGATTTAGCATCACACTGCAAAATCCACGTAGAAATTCTCGATGAAAATGACTGTGCTCCTGAAATGACTTTGGCATCTGTGTTCAGTCCAGTTCCAGAGAATTCTGAGCCTGGCACTGTCATTGCACTTCTGAAAATCCGTGACAGAGATTCAGGAGAAAATGGGAAGGTTATGTGTTATCTTCAAGGAAATATTCCCTTCAAGTTAGAATCCCCTTCCAGGAATTACTACAAACTGCTGACAGACGGATCTCTGGACCGTGAGCAGACCTCGGAGTATAACATCACTGTGACTGCTACTGATAAAGGAAACCCCCCTCTATCCACCAGTAAGACCTTCCTCCTGTTCATTGGGGACGTTAATGACAATGCCCCTGTCTTCCTGCAAACTTCCTATGTGGCTTATGTTCCTGAGAATAATCCCTCGGGTACATCTATTTCCTGTGTCTCTGCAGTTGACTCAGACCTGGAGCAGAATGGCAGAGTGTCTTACTCTATCATCTCAAGCGATCTCCCTACCCTGCCTCTGTCCTCCTATGTTTCTGTCAATGGCCACAAAGGAGACATCTTTGCGCAGCGCTCCTTCGACTATGAGCAGGTCCGCTCCTTTGAGCTGATTCTTCAGGCCTGTGATGGGGGCTCCCCTGCCCTCAGTGCCAATGTTTCAGTTCGAGTGTTCATAGTGGATCAAAATGACAATGCCCCTATTATCCTCTATCCGACCTTGGGGGCTGAAGGTTTAGCCCTCTTCGACATGGTCCCTCGTTCTGCAAAGCCTGGCTACCTGGtcaccaaggtggtggcagtagACACAGACTCGGGACACAATGCCTGGCTGGCCTACCACGTATTGCAAGCCACGGAACCAGAGCTCTTCAGCCTGGGGCTGCGTACAGGAGAGGTCAGGACAACCCAGGCCTTGGCTGACAAAGATGTAGCCAAGCACTGCCTGCTGGTCTCTGTGCAGGACGGTGGACAGCCCCCTTTGTCGTCGACTGTGACTCTGCACTTGGTCTTTGCAGATAGCTTGCAGGAGGCGATGCCAAAGATGATGGAGGAGAGCTCCGAGATTCCTGACGCTCAATCTGAGCTCCAGTTTTATTTGGTAGTAGCTTTGGCCCTAATCTCAGTGTTGTTCCTTACCACAGTGACACTGGCCATTGCCCTTCGCTTAGGAAGGTCTTCAAATTCGCCTATATTCAGGTGTTTCTCTGTGGATTTTTGCTCTAAGACCGGACCCGTCATTCCCCCAAACTACAGTGAAGGAACTTTACCATATTCTTATAATCTGTGTGTGGCCTCTCAAGGGGGAAAGATGGAATATAATTTTCTCAAACTGACTGGGGAAATGTTGCCCCCACAGGATTTCCTCTTTAATGATGCTTCCGGAATCCTGAATAAAAGTAATGGGGAACTTCAGGTCACCTCTGACACAGTCACTCCTTCTCACGTAAGTTTTGCaatcatctcttcatttttttttgtaatgtctTCATTGTGTGCTAGTTCATAAAATGTAGATGTCTTAATTGTGAGTAATTAGGGATTTGTTAGCTTGACATACTCTCTGTCTTCTTTGATTTAGTGGCAAACGTTTTCTTAGTAGGcaaatgagagacagacagacagacagagagtttACCTGTAGTTTATGATCACTCCTTGGTTTGAAAgtgttgagcttccctggaactgtgaagtCTGCACTTTTTGATCTGGGCATTAATGTTCTTCATGAATTATTGGACTTTGATAAAGGATTTTTTCCCTGCCACATAATTTTACGATTCAAATTATCTGAAACCTTACTGACAGTGGTTTCCTGaaagaatggtttttaaaaattaaattgaattaacttttttaaagcaCAGAGACGTTTTTcaattccatattctctccctccctctgctctttCCCTACCcaataagaagacaagaaaagtaAACCCTATTATCAATATGGCTAGTCATGCAAAACGAATTTCCACTTCAGCCACACCAAAAGAAGTGTTTAATTAAGTTTTCACTTTCATCATACCCATTCAAAAACTACTCTTTGATTTTAGGGTATTCTTCAATAAAGTCCTTCACCAAACACTGGCAATATATAACAGTTACAAATGTAATaaagagatgtttcacattcaGGTCAAAATACTGCCTTCCAGAAAATTATGGATATTGAGAAAAATAACGTTTTGCATATCTCAAGGGTCAAAATCTAAGTATGCAGAACATTTATGaaaattgtatttaattttcttttattgggTACTTTGGTGTTTAGAAACGCCTACGATCTTACTTTTTGCATTCTGAAGCTCTGAGGATTTCCTTGATTAATACAGTAACATATTTAATGCCAAAAAAAACACCAATAATCTCCTGAGTGATCTGCACAGAAATGTAACTATTacattctttctacttttattGAGTAAGTTGAAACCCATTTAGAATCTCTCAATGAGGTCCATGGCATAAAATTGTAACAACTCACAAGAAAACCATTCTTCAATTTTAGAAACAGAAATTTCTTCATCTCACTTATCAAAAGCACTTCATCTATGTGTTTGGGGGGGATGGGAGAAATTTGTAACTTGGGAATTGCGTATGCTGAGACTGAATATGTACATTGAGAATATAGGGTGGAataaagaaaatgcaaaggaaCCATGAATATTCAGCtaataatcatattaaaataaaCTATTTCTAAGAAATAAAAGGACAGAGTTACTGTCTTCCAGTCTACAACCACTCCATATTTTTGGGTGCTCTCTAGATCTGACACGAAAATTAAATGAACTAGATGTTCCTTTTGTTTATGTTTCAAAGCAATAAAATTATTAAGAACGAAGCTATTTTAAACCAACTTTTCATGCTTTGCTCAGAAATGGTGCAATAATTGGTTAGGACTCTGGGCGCCGCTGTCGACCAGTCCGGGAGATAAATCCAGCTAAATCTCCCTCCTGGCAGCTCACAAAGCTTAGGCATACAACGTAAGACACACCTTCCGGTTAAAATCGAATCGGCCAGAAACACTCTTCTCTAGGGACTCCGTAGATGCAGGGGCATCTTGATCCCCTTGGATCCTTAGGACCGGAGTGCTAATCCGTTTACTGAGGTTGAATCTGCAAAGGGAGTAAAAATTCAATAGCGAGACAGCAATGGCGGCTGCACAGAGGCTCGTGAACTGCCCAGGAATATTCCTGATTTCCTTTCTCCTGGGATCCTTGTGGGAGACCGGGTCCGGGCAGATCCGCTACTCGGTGCCCGAGGAGATGGAGAGGGGCTCTTTTGTGGGCGACATTGCCCAGGACCTTGGGCTGGGGCCCCGCAAGCTTTTGGAGCGCGGAGCCCGCATTGTTTCCAGAGGTAAGAAGCAGCATTTTGCTCTGAATGTCAGAAGCGGCAGCTTAGTCACAGCAGACAGAATAGACAGGGAGGAGTTGTGTGGGAAAGCATCCGTATGCGTTGTAAACGCAGAGATTCTGCTAGAGGACAAAGTGAAAATTTATGGAGTGGAAGTGGAAATAAGTGATATCAATGATAACACACCCAGCTTTGgtgcagaagaaagagaaatcaaaataaGCGAAAGCGCAGTGCCAGGAACAAGGTTTCCCCTTCCGGAAGCCTTTGATGCAGATATAGGAATGAACTCTGTTCAGAGCTACCACTTGAGTCCGAATCATCATTTCTCTCTGCGTGTGGAAAAACGAAGGGATGGAGCCAAATATCTAGAGCTGGTGCTGGAGCATGCTCTGGACCGAGAGGAGGAGCCTGTTCACCACCTCAGCCTCACAGCCTCGGACGCGGGAGATCCTATTCTCTCTGGCACACTACGAGTTCCTGTGACTGTTCTGGATGCGAATGACAACGCGCCAGAGTTTTCTCAGTCTGTGTATAGCATGAATGTGCCTGAGAATTTACCACAGGGGACACAGCTGCTCACAGTGAGTGCCACGGACTTGGATGAAGGAATAAATGGGGAAGTCGCTTATCATTTCCAGAAAATTACCGAAAAAACttctcatttatttcatttgaatgcTTTGACTGGGGATGTAACAGTATTGGAAAATCTAGATTATGAGGAGTGCAATTTCTATGAGATAGATATAGAAGCTCGAGACGGGGCTGGACTTCTGGCGATAGCCAAAGTTCTAGTCAAAGTATTGGATGTGAATGACAATGCTCCTGATGTCACCATCACTTCCGTCACCAGCTCAATCTCCGAAAATTCTTCTGCAGGGTCGGTGATTGCCCTTTTCAATGTGCACGACAGAGACTCTGGGGAGAATGGTCAAGTCACGTGCTCCATCCCAGAACATCTGCCTTTCAAACTTGAAAAGTCCTATGGAAATTATTATAGTCTGATGACCTATAGAGCCCTGGATCGGGAGCAAGTCTCCATGTACAACATCACAGTGACAGCCACAGATGGAGGGAACCCCCCTCTATCCACTGACACTTACATCTCCTTGCACATAGAAGACACCAATGACAACCCCCCGGTTTTTGTCCAGACATCCTACTCAGCCTATGTCACGGAGAACAATCCCAGAGGTACTTCCATTTACTCTCTTTCTGCTCATGACTCCGATATCGGGGAAAATGGACACATCACTTATTCCATTACAGATGACTTGGTACACAGTGCACCTCTCTCCTCCTATGTTTCCATTAACTCTGAAACTGGCATCCTTTACGCTCTGCGCTCCTTCGACTATGAACAGTTCCGAGAACTGAAGCTAGGAGTGACAGCCAGGGACTCTGGGGACCCTCCTCTCAGCACCAACGTTTCCCTGACTCTGTTCATCCTGGATCAGAATGACAATGCCCCAGAAATCCTGTACCCTGCATTCCCCATGGATGGTTCCAGTGGGGTAGAGCTGGCCCCACGCTCTGCAGAACCAGGGTACCTAGTGACTAAGGTGGTGGCAGTGGATGCAGACTCTGGCCAGAATGCCTGGCTGTCCTACCTCCTGCTCAAGGCCACAGAACCTGGACTCTTCTCCGTGGGCCTGCACTCGGGGGAGATCAGGACTGTGCGGGCATTCCTGGACAAAGATGCCCTCAAACAGAATCTCATAGTGGCAGTGACAGATAATGGGGAGCCCCCTCTCTCTGCCACTGTTAGTATCACCATAGCTGTGGCTGACAGCATCCCCGAGATCCTCTCTGAACTCAGCAATCCCGAGGCTCCAGATGACCTTAAAGACTCCAGCCTCACACTCTACCTCGTCATTGCTGTGGCTGCCATTTCCTGTTTGTTCTTCACCTTCATTGTCATTTTACTGGCGCTCAGATTACATAGGTGGAGGACCTCGAAGCTGCTGGGTGCACCGAGTGGGCATTTTGGAAACATCCATTCCTCCCAATTTGTGGGCATTGATGGAGTGAAAGCGTTTCTCCAAACACATACCCAAGAGGTTTCCTTCACTGCTGACTCTCGGAAAAGCCAGTTGATATTTCTGGAACCAAACTATGCAGACACTTTATCACTTCAGCAGAGCTCTGATAAAAAGGAACCTCCGTTAATACCCCATGAATCAATTCTCTCTAATGAGGATCAGTCCTTCTTACAggtaggttttatttttttaaatagtattaatCATAGTATTTAATGCCTGACATATTTTACCTGAGTTGTGAAATAATAAAGGTTCTCTAGCCCAACTTTTAACTTAATACAGCAATCTTTTTGTAATGACCTGGACTGTGAGTTGGTCGGTCTCTGCTTAAGTTCTTCAAGATATATATCTTATTAACTCAGAAGttagttttcttttaaagttctaATTGTTAGCTATTTCTTCTTCACCTTGAGCACAcatatagatagctttaactttGAGTCACTAATTCTTAAACAGCGTAGTTCTGGTTCCATATGTAAGATGTCTTTCGAATAGAGACTTACTCCTTAAGTCTTATCTTTTGACTGAACATTCCTGACTTTTTCAGCTGTTCATCATATTCTTTGGTTGAAAGAAAATTTTACGTCCCAGACACCCTGTTCTAGAAGCTTATATTTTGTGGTCTTCTCAGCTGAACCCAGTAACTCAGGACATGAACTAACCACTACCGAGAATAGGGATATTATTCTTTCTGTTCTAAACATTAACTATTTTATTAACCTACATACTAATGTTAACATATTGAGTTTTCTTTCCATCGAAATTCCTGtgtatttttcaaattaattgaaataaatcaGTTTTTCCATTACTGTTGATTTTTGGACCTAAGAATatccttttatttattcttaacTTCATAgttatatatattttagatacaGATATTTTCCAAGATTCATAGAAAGTATTGATTTTTTGCATAGATCCATGTCTtctgtccccccccccaaaaaaaaccacccaCGATTTCTATTTCTTCACACATTTTGAGCAACATGTTGAATAAGACCTTGCAGTGTGGAGGAATGAAGAGTGGATGACAAGAGACTTTGTTTCTAGCACCATCACTTCTCCCTTCCTGGCTTCAttctcctcttctgtcaaataatGATGTTGGAtcctatggttttttttt
This region of Trichosurus vulpecula isolate mTriVul1 chromosome 3, mTriVul1.pri, whole genome shotgun sequence genomic DNA includes:
- the LOC118841157 gene encoding protocadherin gamma-B2-like, with amino-acid sequence MGRAGQRALTLRLQVLVPFLVSLFGCAFSEQILYSIPEETEKGSVVGNLAKDLGLQVRDLPVRKLRVSADREYFSISSETGELRVNGRIDREEICGRKPVCSLDFETVAENPLNIFHVTVVVLDINDNAPLFKRSYADLKISESIQVGSSFPLDPAVDSDVGINSLQTYYLEQNSYFDLTVKQSPDGNKYPELILKKSLDREQQSSHQLVLIALDGGQPARNGTVQIRVNVVDANDNAPVFSQQVYRVSMRENLAPGSSVLRVTATDQDEGINAEITFSFQNVDEDVKFLFYLHQKTGEITTKDILDFEIANSYTLNIEAKDFGDLASHCKIHVEILDENDCAPEMTLASVFSPVPENSEPGTVIALLKIRDRDSGENGKVMCYLQGNIPFKLESPSRNYYKLLTDGSLDREQTSEYNITVTATDKGNPPLSTSKTFLLFIGDVNDNAPVFLQTSYVAYVPENNPSGTSISCVSAVDSDLEQNGRVSYSIISSDLPTLPLSSYVSVNGHKGDIFAQRSFDYEQVRSFELILQACDGGSPALSANVSVRVFIVDQNDNAPIILYPTLGAEGLALFDMVPRSAKPGYLVTKVVAVDTDSGHNAWLAYHVLQATEPELFSLGLRTGEVRTTQALADKDVAKHCLLVSVQDGGQPPLSSTVTLHLVFADSLQEAMPKMMEESSEIPDAQSELQFYLVVALALISVLFLTTVTLAIALRLGRSSNSPIFRCFSVDFCSKTGPVIPPNYSEGTLPYSYNLCVASQGGKMEYNFLKLTGEMLPPQDFLFNDASGILNKSNGELQVTSDTVTPSHVSFAIISSFFFVMSSLCASS
- the LOC118841159 gene encoding protocadherin gamma-A4-like; translation: MAAAQRLVNCPGIFLISFLLGSLWETGSGQIRYSVPEEMERGSFVGDIAQDLGLGPRKLLERGARIVSRGKKQHFALNVRSGSLVTADRIDREELCGKASVCVVNAEILLEDKVKIYGVEVEISDINDNTPSFGAEEREIKISESAVPGTRFPLPEAFDADIGMNSVQSYHLSPNHHFSLRVEKRRDGAKYLELVLEHALDREEEPVHHLSLTASDAGDPILSGTLRVPVTVLDANDNAPEFSQSVYSMNVPENLPQGTQLLTVSATDLDEGINGEVAYHFQKITEKTSHLFHLNALTGDVTVLENLDYEECNFYEIDIEARDGAGLLAIAKVLVKVLDVNDNAPDVTITSVTSSISENSSAGSVIALFNVHDRDSGENGQVTCSIPEHLPFKLEKSYGNYYSLMTYRALDREQVSMYNITVTATDGGNPPLSTDTYISLHIEDTNDNPPVFVQTSYSAYVTENNPRGTSIYSLSAHDSDIGENGHITYSITDDLVHSAPLSSYVSINSETGILYALRSFDYEQFRELKLGVTARDSGDPPLSTNVSLTLFILDQNDNAPEILYPAFPMDGSSGVELAPRSAEPGYLVTKVVAVDADSGQNAWLSYLLLKATEPGLFSVGLHSGEIRTVRAFLDKDALKQNLIVAVTDNGEPPLSATVSITIAVADSIPEILSELSNPEAPDDLKDSSLTLYLVIAVAAISCLFFTFIVILLALRLHRWRTSKLLGAPSGHFGNIHSSQFVGIDGVKAFLQTHTQEVSFTADSRKSQLIFLEPNYADTLSLQQSSDKKEPPLIPHESILSNEDQSFLQVGFIFLNSINHSI